The DNA region ttcactgccttctcgtggtgggggtgttgtctacaaaattgagaggacgaaaagcggaaCTCCGGCGCTTTGATCggattggtggacacggaggatttacctaggggagttggagaaccctgatccaaaaccaatgatgcacatgggcttcagtatcctgaaggaacaaatggcgtatgaaccaatcgttggtcaccggctaccgtgggactgcatctcctcaggttgctccactgccttgcggatcggacctttaggtcgaaggctcggggtgtggaccctaagaaaaccacctgcttcagtctgggcaaccggacagtatcatagcccgcacgcaattaaaatgaaatcacaATGATTATTTGATATACTGCTCAAACTCCTATTATTATTCAAACAACACATACACATTTGATAACATTCACTTTTTTTTTTTTGAGCCACGtcacttattcactctcttttattcccactctgtgtATCCTTAATTTTCAACtcatacagcagctcgcctatggtggaaataCGGCTCTATctaacgttctcgagtcactgcctgatTGAAAATTGAATGCTTCCACCAAACACGAAtgctgaagcagtttttctgaaaccacgtgcaccaatCAAACTGGctaccttcaacgttcgcacatttatgcaggtcggacaacagatagggctggatatgtctttggaaagtcttaatattgatgtttgttgtctatccgagacccgtattcaagactctggcgaagtactacaaattcgatctccatctgtcgcttcgaaaagcttgttttacgtgcgcttatccggggaccctgtggcatcttcgtctggtcttgctggcgttggtgtcgcactaagcgctagagctgaggcagcactagtcgattggatccccattaacagtcggttatgtgctgttagattagaaagttccatcaaagtgagaagaaatcggcgtgagaaacgatgtctcttcgtcatctccgcctatgccccgacagtttgcagcccggatgcaatcagggaagaattctaccaccagttatctgttctccTACAGAAAGTGCGtttgacagatattgtagtactagccggagacttgaatgctcaggttgGGAGTCTAGGCGCAGAAGAGAAttgtttaggtggccgatggggacttgttggtcgcaggacagataaaggggaccgtctactgcaactgtgcacagaccacaacctgtttctggctagcactaactttcggcacagtcatcgccgatgtgccacctggcgtcctccctctgcatctcaagccttgactcagattgatcacatcgcgatcagctaccgctggcgtggttgtgtacaagactgccgctccttttggagtacctatctggactctgaccaagccttggtctgcgccaatcttgccttacttttccgtggacaacgaagtgaccgccaccaaaggattgatgtcagcaagttggttgcaacttctgttgctagtaagtatcgatccgagctagcttctaggctggctaccattccaccgaaaagtatagatgagcattggttgcaattgcatgacgccatgaaaatggcgggtacagtcagttgtgagttcgcgaaacgtcccgcttttaagcactgggtttcttcaggctccttacaactaaTCGAGACCCGtcagtctactccgggtgaccgtgagtttgaccataaacgaaggatgttacgtaatgaaattgggcaaagcctgcgtaaggaccgagaagcctggtggtcgaagcgtgctaatgagctggaagcagcagctgcatctgctaactaccggaagctcttccaaatcatccgagccactggcagcaagaagtctggtgtgagtgaaacaatctgtgaggatgatgggatgccaatcattaacatccatcgacgtcttggacgatgggcagaatttttcgaagggcagttcaactggcctgctgctccggaaacatcggtcagactgtcctgccctccatggccggtgacgactgatccaccaaacggggaggaagtccgcaaggaactccaactcttaaaGCACTACAAaccacctggcccagatgacttacctccggctctttttaaagatggtggtgactttttgactaaggaattgacgacgttgtttgcaaaggtttgggaactagagagtgtaccaacgtcatggaatgagtcgatagttgtccctatctttaaaagggttcacgtcgttcctgtaacaactatcgtaggataagtctacttccgattgcgtccaagctattggcttccgtcatacttcgtaggttgttcaaaacccgagaaagattgactcgcgaggagcaggctgggtttctttctggtcgaggatgtattgatcatatctttaccctccgccaaatgttagaacaccgccatacttatcaaaggccaacaatcgtagtgtttcttgacatcagggctgccttcgattcgttggacaggactgttctctgggattgcctattgaagaagggtgtgcctgagaagtttattaacatcctaaaagccctatataaaaacacctcaggcagagtgagggcatacaaccacctctctctattgttccattcgagcagtggggttaggcagggttgcccaatctcaccattcctcttcaactttgccaccgacgacattctggaaacagctctgatggatgtaagtaatggtggtgtggatctgttgcctggagaaagacttctcgaccttgagtatgcggacgatattgtcttactgtgcgataatgcccaaggcatgcaatccgcacttaatcagttgacaatcagtgtccgtaggtatggtatgtgctttgcaccttcgaagtgcaaagtacttctacaagactggcaggactccaatcctgtactcaccctggatggtgagcagatagaaatagtcgagaagttcgtgtatctgggtagctgcataagtgctggtggtggcgtgagtgatgagatcaatgcatgtatagtgaaagccagggCAGCTTaagccaatctgggccatctttgatgccttcgtgatgtcagtctggctgtaaaaggtcggatctacaacgcgtcggtgagatcagttttgctctatacttgtgaaacctggcctcctcgagttgaggatgttagacgactctctgtgttcgatcatcgttgtctctgaaggattgttggcatccagtggcaacaccatgtcagtaatgcagaggttcggcattaCTGAAATACAACTAAGCGCATAATTCGAGTAGTTTAAAAGAAGATCATATGTCTGTGGGAACTTATTCGCGAAAAGTATCTCCAAACTCAAAGAAACCCACACTTCGCAAACAATGGGATATAAACTGCCAATAAACCGACCTTTTGAGAACTGGATTAGATTCACTTACCTACAAGTTGTAATCGAAAACATCGCAAATCTGAATGAGGTAGGTCTGATTCCACGGAAAATTATCTCTCATTCTTGTTCAAACTATACTTTTATAGTAGGCAAGGTTGAGATCTATGTCTAGAGCTATACGTCCTGTTACTGATCATCCAACGTTGAATACTATACGACACACAAAGCTCTAATCACTTGGCTTGGTAGTTACATTGCAAACTCGGTCAGCACTGAAGATCTGATAGTATTTGTAACTCACTTGGATCATATTTGCTTAGAATGCCTATTTTTTCAGTACAGTTCAAATTAAGAATTTTCGAAATCCCACTTTAAAACAGgtaaaaataaaaacacttGTTTAAAACATAAAACAACAATCATTCTTACTGTCTTCGTAAATCCGGATTCGGATCGCCAAGTATACGGAAAAGCCCATCCAATAATTGCGGCAAGTAAACAGAAATTTTTAGTCCAGGTATAGCATATAAGGTAGTGATCTGATTAATAGAAAGGTTATCAATAAATCACGTTAATATTACTGGGTTTCTTTCAGTTTTAATAAACCAGTCTCTTAACACCTAACATGTATTAAAGTATAAAAACAGAAATTATTCACTCAATCGTGTACTGGCTTTTGCTTGACATAAAACTTTACTAACGAAAAGTAAACCTGTATTTTAACCCGCAGTATCATAAGTATTAAGGGTTTAAACTGGTCAACAAGGTGAAATATGCgtagaatttaaaaaaaactatattcgctgaaaaattcccattatattaaaaacacaattgtatgaacgaagaatattcttttcaataatttctcatcaggttctacaattataaatccagattaataatccgtaaaattggccagatttaaggcaaaatacatcatttggaaattgtaatatgtgaatcaggaatTCAGATTCAAGATGCTAATGGATTCGACACACTTAAAGTAAATACAACTGTTATCATAACCCATATGAAATAATAACTAAGCAATGATATGCTCAGAAATGATTTGTACTACACTATCACGTTATAAAACTGAAGTTAAGAATTTCCGAAATATCTCTACAATGAGCAGAAATTCATCCTATCTAGTGATGATGACAAACTAATTTATGGATAAAGTGAAGAGACAGTCATAATTTAGTAAAAATCAAGGGGCGTTCACATGTCATCAATATCTCAGTGGGAAAATATATCGCAGTTTGATCATCTTCCAAAGATGTTTGCTAATTCAAGTATACAAAGGACTACTTAGCATTCTATATGTTGCTTTTCAGCAATCGGACACGAAATAATATCGGCAAAGTTATTATTCGTGAGCAAAAGAGGTTGAGAGTCCTTGTTCGCCCTTCAAACAACtattattacaaaaataaatgatCCACTGGGCAGTTTGAAACGTTTTGGTGATTTACAGAGACATTAGATTTTActtttctcaatttcgtttaTATCTTATCTGTAATTATTTAGCTTTTTGTTATCAATGCACttaaaaaaccaaaaaaatctGATGAAAATTTGGAAATTATGGCCGAAGCACCCAAAAAAGACGATGTTGTATGTGTTAACTTATACTATGTGCTAATTGACTACCAATGCTTAAACGTGAAAATGTATCAAAACGATCAGTTCCTTAAATTACACAAAAGTTACCAAACTACACTTCTAACATCTTTTTTTGACCAGCTGAAGATCTGTCAATCGATGTGCTATAAATACAATATTGGATACTGGCCCACTTTATAATAACGGAAACTTGCATGGAAGTATTACTGAAGTTCATTACCCTTAAGTGATAGTTTAGTGTAGCTTCGAAAGGGCTAAAAGTTTATTCGTAATTCCAGTTCGAATTTCGCTTTTTAATACTATGCTTAGGTAAGGATATGAAAAATTCGTAAATAGGAATGGACTACTTATGTAAGCTAAAATATGAGTACGTTCGGAGACACCGTGCTATCAGACCTGTCCACCAGTACAGCTCATGAGGTTATTGGAACCAGAAAACATAGAATTAGTGAACATAATAAGTGTCTTGGAACATGGGCGATATAATACACATCAAACTATCGGTGTGAATTCCTTCACTCCTTAAATAAGGTTTTAGGAAGATTTTTTAATTCCGCTCCTATACCTGTTTTTTCTCCTGAAATCATATCTGCTGAATGACATGACACTTTATATGGATGTAAGATTTTGCTATATTTCATATTGTTCTTCTATCACTGTAATCTAGTGggtaataattcaaatacaagAACAGCCATGATAAACCCAAAAAGCTGATGGCTTAAGGACTGCCCATACCTAGTGAACTTAGTAAGTAAGGAAGAAAATTGCTTTTGAAGATAACCAATACACCATATGACTTACCCAAGAAACAATAAACTGACGAGTATACGGATTGTTCGTGTAAATACGTTCTTTCAGTAATAAGACAATATCTGTTAAGTCACAAACTTCAGTCTCCATGATAATTTCCTTTAAAAGTCTATCACATTGTAAGGCTGAGGGACGAACAGAGGAGTCAGAGTCCGATACACCCTAAATAAAACAAGACTGGATATGATATTACCTGAATccaattaataatataaaataactaCCGAAACATAAAATTAGTATTTTCAACCAGTTACCACAAAACAAAAGTTGGATCAGCCGCATTTAAGATTATAGGAACTATATATTGTTAATTTAAAATTCAGTAAAATGCCCATTGCTATATCTGGCTACTTAAACcactcagtcacaacgtaggacTTGTacgtatatacatcggtccaagttgccatattcCATCAGGACAGAGATATGTGGTCGAATTCCAGAATATTAGAGGTAGTAGCAATAGCAGTGGTAATAGAAAAGAAGATCGAAGATACGACTCGACAAGAAAACataaatcagtgaaataaaaacaaagaaaatttgcGAGGAATTTAAAATCTCAGGACCTGGGGGACAACAGAAAATTAATGCATCTGCActtattgcaaacgattttgagccatgtcatttaaaGTCTCTAAACATTGATTATGATAaccacacggaccccaaccaggtagtctacacctacaaATATGGCTAAGTCCAGTTGTCAGTGACTGCACGgaccccgaccgttgttgctaccttaacGTGGTGTTCGGGCTTGCccatcgtgatgaagcaaccgagctatacttgctggaacaatcgtttctCAAAGTTCTACTATGCCAGGTAGGTCGGTTGAACAACGGTAAGAACAAAAGTAGCAAACCCaaagtccgaaggcgaagtcgttttatttatttatttatttatttatttatttatttatttatttatttatttgaacacatgaatattggtacaagagagcgccaatatatatgcgccacacaaaacaatgagaattcgaagagaaatagaaaaaaaactaaggagcgcaaaagaaaaagagaacaataacgaagagattggtgtaaggtagtgtggtagtaacgagggaacggaaaggtacaatcagaagaaatctttcaggtaagggagacacaaccactttttatgaagaaagtaaaaggttacagcaggatcgccactggcttctattctgagctatatctgataacgtctctagccactgtgtagcaccatctctcagaccccaaccagggagtcgtgaaggaccgacagaagccagtcctttgcagctttctttcataccacgacaccatgtcatgcactgaccacctctccgcttcttccaaccagtcccagagtcggcaaataatgcacgacgtggaattcctgggacgacattcgtagaacatgtccaagccaacgaagtcggtgtttcaagatggtgacaccaattgaattatcatctctgtgcccgaacacacgatgccgaacctctgcattactgacatggtgttgccactggatgccaacaatccttcagagacaacgatgatcgaacacagagagtcgtctaacatcctcaactcgaggaggccaggtttcacaagtatagagcaaaactgttctcaccgacgcgttgtagatccgaccttttacagccagactgacatcacgaaggcatcaaagatggcccagattggcttAAGCTGccctggctttcactatacatgcattgatctcatcactcacgccaccaccagcacttatgcagctacccagatacacgaacttctcgactatttctatctgctcaccatccagggtgagtacaggattggagtcctgccagtcttgtagaagtactttgcacttcgaaggtgcaaagcacataccatacctacggacactgattgtcaactgattaagtgcggattgcatgccttgggcattatcgcacagtaagacaatatcgtccgcatact from Schistosoma haematobium chromosome ZW, whole genome shotgun sequence includes:
- the VAC14_1 gene encoding PtdIns(3,5)P(2) sythesis regulation factor, variant 4 (EggNog:ENOG410MXVC~COG:U); protein product: METEVCDLTDIVLLLKERIYTNNPYTRQFIVSWITTLYAIPGLKISVYLPQLLDGLFRILGDPNPDLRRHGISKILNLNCTEKIGILSKYDPSELQILSDLQC